The following coding sequences are from one Brienomyrus brachyistius isolate T26 chromosome 2, BBRACH_0.4, whole genome shotgun sequence window:
- the prf1.5 gene encoding perforin 1.5, translated as MDTGSDRTLFLLNVALLILVHLHGSSSCRTGTRAECEEARFVPGYNLAGEGFDVVSMLRKGAYVIDVKAAAAPNHTCTLCENRFQGGQVQKLPAPVLDWRPFSSCSKQLSSMLHHSVDSFIRSSTAAIGDNWNTGLNVDAVGQGILKGSRSDIAHFASIQASMDKATFATHEISCSYYSYRLADRPPVSMEFFKHLQTLPQKFDDKSRLLYQRIIDTYGTHYIRQVRLGGRIRRVSAFRTCLATLMGFSESDIKNCLNVELKATLGLLPANVSFSQKCRDILKNNMSMGFYQGFMAHKIQVSGGEKYLPDVVPHQVPSEAYSSWISSLTDDPDIVSFTILPLHYLVHDPHVRDNLKQTVQEYIRENELQVDHSKVRRCLSSPNLDYNCCPLRAGRGRLSIVVQRASDLRADLFTRTDGFVKVMYGDKYEQTDFLKDENNPTWNVLLNFGSVELGHQLIFEVWDKDILFNDLLGVCRIYPERGTHLHSCRLNHGVFYYSYTVVCDAHLIGPRCGRYSPSHSVTEFL; from the exons ATGGATACAGGAAGTGACAGAACGCTTTTCCTGCTGAACGTTGCCCTGTTGATTCTTGTCCACCTGCATGGCAGTTCTTCCTGTAGGACCGGAACGCGTGCTGAGTGCGAGGAAGCCCGCTTTGTGCCGGGGTACAATCTCGCGGGGGAGGGCTTCGACGTGGTGAGCATGCTACGTAAGGGGGCCTACGTCATCGACGTCAAGGCCGCCGCGGCCCCCAACCACACGTGCACACTGTGTGAGAACCGATTCCAGGGGGGCCAGGTGCAGAAGCTTCCCGCTCCCGTGTTGGATTGGCGCCCCTTCAGCTCCTGCAGCAAGCAGCTCTCCAGCATGCTACATCACTCTGTGGACTCCTTCATCCGGAGCTCCACCGCAGCCATCGGCGACAACTGGAACACGGGCTTGAATGTGGATGCTGTGGGTCAAGGGATCCTTAAGGGCAGCCGCTCAGATATCGCCCACTTCGCCAGCATCCAGGCCAGTATGGACAAGGCCACCTTTGCTACTcatgagatcagttgttcttaTTACAG TTACAGGCTGGCTGACCGTCCTCCAGTCAGCATGGAGTTCTTCAAGCATCTCCAGACACTGCCTCAGAAGTTTGATGACAAGAGCAGGCTTTTATACCAGAGGATAATTGATACCTACGGCACTCACTACATCCGGCAGGTGCGGCTCGGTGGCAGGATTCGGCGAGTGTCCGCGTTCCGCACCTGCTTGGCCACCCTGATGGGATTTTCTGAGTCCGACATTAAGAACTGCCTGAACGTGGAACTGAAAGCAACATTGGGGCTGCTTCCAGCAAATGTGTCCTTCTCACAGAAATGTCGGGATATTTTGAAGAACAACATGAGCATGGGGTTCTACCAAGGGTTTATGGCGCACAAGATTCAAGTCTCGGGAGGGGAGAAATACCTTCCAGATGTTGTCCCTCACCAGGTCCCATCTGAAGCTTACAGCAGCTGGATCAGCAGCTTGACTGACGATCCTGACATCGTCTCCTTCACCATCTTGCCCCTTCACTACTTGGTCCATGACCCACATGTCAGAGATAATCTAAAGCAGACTGTGCAGGAGTATATACGGGAGAATGAACTTCAGGTGGATCACAGCAAGGTCAGAAGGTGTCTGTCGTCACCCAACCTGGATTACAACTGCTGCCCACTTCGGGCAGGTCGTGGCAGGTTGAGCATCGTAGTACAGAGAGCCTCTGACCTGAGAGCTGACCTCTTCACCCGGACCGACGGCTTCGTGAAAGTCATGTACGGCGATAAGTACGAGCAGACGGATTTCCTCAAGGATGAAAACAACCCCACATGGAACGTGCTGTTAAACTTCGGTTCTGTGGAGTTGGGTCACCAGCTGATTTTTGAGGTCTGGGACAAGGATATCTTGTTCAATGACCTCCTGGGTGTTTGCCGGATCTACCCTGAGCGCGGCACTCACTTACACAGCTGCCGCTTAAACCATGGGGTTTTCTATTACAGCTACACTGTTGTCTGTGATGCTCACCTGATAGGACCCCGATGTGGCAGATACTCCCCCAGTCATTCAGTAACAGAATTCTTATGA